In one Polynucleobacter sp. JS-JIR-5-A7 genomic region, the following are encoded:
- the zapE gene encoding cell division protein ZapE: protein MKTIEYYHQELKARGYHSDPAQLRAVERLQQCEDEWIAYKEIRSNNLKKALFKPALPQGLYLWGGVGRGKSFLMDCFYAASPIEKKIRIHFHEFMREVHRELHELSGLADPLDELARRISNRYRLICFDEFHINDIADAMILYRLLNALFVDRVQFIMTSNYRPDQLYPNGLHRDRLLPAIKLLEEKLDVLNVDAGNDYRRVQMAQVEAYLTPVNAQTQVTLGQMFQTLIGNQKETRNPVLYIESRELRPLHMANGVVWFDFQVLCCGPRSQNDYLEIAKQFHTVILSGVPYMPPRMTNEARRFIWLIDVLYDHKIKLIMSAEVPAPDLYTEGQITAEFSRTVSRLIEMQSRDYLDAPRRLIDTSLT from the coding sequence TTGAAAACCATTGAGTATTACCATCAAGAGTTAAAAGCCCGCGGGTATCATAGCGATCCCGCGCAGCTTCGCGCTGTAGAGCGTTTACAGCAGTGCGAAGATGAATGGATTGCCTATAAAGAGATCCGCAGTAACAATCTCAAAAAAGCGCTGTTTAAGCCTGCCTTGCCTCAAGGGCTTTATCTCTGGGGTGGCGTTGGACGTGGTAAATCTTTTCTCATGGACTGCTTTTATGCAGCTTCCCCAATAGAGAAAAAGATTCGTATTCACTTTCATGAGTTCATGCGAGAGGTGCATCGAGAATTGCATGAGCTCTCAGGATTGGCAGATCCGCTTGATGAGCTAGCAAGGCGTATTTCCAATCGCTATCGCTTAATTTGCTTTGATGAGTTTCATATCAATGACATTGCTGATGCCATGATTTTGTACCGCTTACTCAATGCGCTCTTTGTGGATCGCGTGCAATTTATCATGACATCGAATTATCGGCCAGATCAACTGTATCCAAACGGCCTTCACCGTGATCGCTTGCTGCCCGCAATCAAACTGTTAGAAGAGAAGTTGGATGTTCTGAATGTCGATGCGGGTAATGATTACCGCCGCGTGCAAATGGCTCAAGTTGAAGCGTACTTAACACCTGTTAATGCGCAAACTCAGGTTACCCTGGGTCAAATGTTTCAAACCCTGATTGGTAACCAAAAAGAGACACGTAACCCTGTCTTATATATCGAGTCTCGTGAGTTACGACCGCTCCATATGGCTAACGGCGTAGTGTGGTTTGATTTTCAAGTTCTCTGTTGTGGTCCCCGTTCTCAAAATGACTATCTTGAGATCGCCAAGCAGTTTCATACGGTGATTTTGTCTGGAGTGCCTTATATGCCACCCAGAATGACCAATGAGGCACGACGCTTTATTTGGCTGATTGATGTCTTATATGACCATAAAATCAAGCTTATCATGTCTGCTGAAGTCCCAGCGCCAGATTTATACACAGAGGGTCAAATTACCGCTGAATTCTCCAGAACCGTGTCCCGTTTGATCGAGATGCAGTCTCGTGACTACTTGGATGCGCCTCGTCGGCTCATTGACACCAGCTTGACCTAA
- the lpdA gene encoding dihydrolipoyl dehydrogenase → MSQAFDVLVIGGGPGGYIAAIRAAQLGFKVACAESNAFDDPKGEPRLGGTCLNVGCIPSKALLASSEEFEKISHHAADHGIKVGSVSIDSKKMISRKDEIVTKMTGGIQYLFRKNKITLLKGHASFESKGADGYQVKIDGKDKETVSAKNVIIATGSKARHLPGLPVDNVLICDNEGALKFDSVPKKLGVIGAGVIGLELGSVWRRLGSEVTVLEALPSFLAACDTGIAKEAQKLFVKQGLNINMGVKIGDVKVDKKGVVVNYTDSAGKAEKLECDRLIVSVGRIPNTDKLGLDKIGLKVDERGFIPIDDHTCATAAPGVYAVGDVVRGPMLAHKAEDEGVLAAEIIAGQKPHIDYNCIPWVIYTDPEIAWVGKTEQALKEAGIAYKAGQFPFAANGRALGMGRADGFVKILADTKTDEILGVHIIGPNASDLIAEAAVAMEFKAAAEDIARICHPHPSLSEVMREAALATDQRALNM, encoded by the coding sequence ATGAGCCAAGCTTTTGATGTCCTTGTAATCGGTGGTGGCCCGGGTGGCTATATCGCCGCAATTCGTGCAGCGCAACTGGGTTTTAAAGTAGCCTGTGCTGAGTCAAATGCCTTTGATGATCCTAAGGGTGAGCCCCGTTTAGGCGGTACTTGTTTGAATGTCGGCTGTATCCCTTCCAAAGCCTTGCTGGCTTCTTCTGAAGAGTTTGAGAAGATCAGTCACCATGCTGCTGATCATGGCATCAAAGTGGGCTCTGTCAGTATTGATTCTAAAAAGATGATTTCTCGTAAAGATGAGATCGTTACTAAGATGACTGGCGGTATTCAGTATTTATTCCGCAAGAACAAGATCACCTTGCTCAAGGGCCATGCTTCTTTTGAGAGTAAGGGTGCCGACGGTTATCAAGTGAAAATTGATGGCAAGGACAAAGAAACGGTTTCTGCCAAGAACGTGATCATTGCTACTGGATCTAAAGCACGTCATCTGCCTGGTTTGCCTGTAGATAATGTATTGATCTGCGACAACGAAGGTGCATTGAAGTTTGATTCTGTGCCTAAGAAATTAGGTGTGATTGGTGCCGGTGTGATTGGTTTAGAGCTCGGCTCTGTATGGCGCCGGTTGGGCTCCGAAGTCACTGTGCTAGAAGCATTGCCTTCATTCTTAGCTGCTTGCGATACCGGTATTGCTAAAGAAGCGCAAAAACTGTTTGTGAAGCAGGGTCTGAACATCAATATGGGTGTGAAGATCGGTGATGTGAAGGTCGATAAAAAGGGTGTTGTCGTTAACTACACTGATAGCGCTGGTAAAGCTGAAAAATTGGAATGCGATCGCTTGATTGTTTCTGTTGGTCGCATACCGAATACCGATAAATTAGGTTTGGACAAGATTGGCCTCAAAGTAGACGAGCGCGGTTTTATACCAATTGATGACCACACCTGCGCTACAGCAGCGCCTGGCGTTTACGCTGTGGGTGATGTTGTTCGTGGACCCATGTTGGCCCATAAAGCAGAAGACGAAGGTGTCCTGGCTGCTGAAATCATTGCTGGCCAAAAACCACACATTGATTACAACTGTATTCCGTGGGTAATTTACACAGATCCTGAAATTGCTTGGGTTGGTAAAACAGAGCAAGCTCTCAAAGAGGCTGGCATTGCTTATAAAGCGGGTCAATTTCCATTTGCAGCGAACGGTCGTGCATTAGGTATGGGTCGTGCTGATGGTTTCGTGAAAATATTGGCTGATACTAAAACCGATGAGATTCTTGGAGTACACATCATTGGACCAAACGCTTCCGACTTAATTGCTGAAGCTGCGGTTGCCATGGAATTCAAAGCGGCAGCAGAAGATATTGCTCGCATCTGTCATCCGCATCCAAGTTTGTCAGAGGTGATGCGCGAAGCAGCATTAGCGACAGATCAACGTGCACTCAATATGTAA
- a CDS encoding 3',5'-nucleoside bisphosphate phosphatase translates to MSSFSTLNADLHCHSVISDGTLTPEILAERAKANGVNLWALTDHDELGGQQRAKAAASALSLDYLAGVEISVTWMGQTIHIVGLGIDADHVGIIEGLRRTRDGRGNRAKLMGEQLLKVGIPGAYEGALHYAGNHELISRTHFARFLVEQGVCKDTEHVFKNYLVEDKPGYVPHMWAKLDDAVAWIKAAGGVAVIAHPGRYNFNAMQMDELYKHFKDIGGLGIEVITGSHSPDQYLTFGKIAQQYGFLASRGSDFHDPDESHIDLGTLPHLPEHLTPVWSVFH, encoded by the coding sequence ATGAGTAGCTTTTCTACCTTAAATGCCGATTTGCACTGCCACTCAGTAATTTCTGATGGCACTTTAACTCCTGAAATATTGGCAGAACGTGCCAAAGCCAACGGAGTGAACTTATGGGCGCTGACCGATCATGATGAGTTGGGTGGTCAGCAGCGTGCCAAAGCAGCGGCTAGTGCTCTCAGTCTGGATTATTTAGCTGGCGTCGAAATTTCAGTGACCTGGATGGGGCAAACCATCCATATCGTTGGCCTTGGGATTGATGCGGACCATGTGGGCATCATTGAAGGTTTGCGTCGTACTCGTGATGGTCGTGGCAATCGCGCGAAGTTAATGGGCGAGCAATTGCTCAAAGTGGGTATACCGGGCGCATACGAAGGTGCATTACATTACGCTGGTAATCATGAACTCATCTCTCGAACCCACTTTGCTCGCTTTTTAGTTGAGCAGGGTGTTTGTAAAGATACAGAGCACGTCTTTAAAAATTATTTGGTTGAAGATAAACCTGGCTATGTGCCGCATATGTGGGCCAAGCTAGATGATGCAGTAGCATGGATTAAGGCTGCCGGTGGTGTGGCAGTGATTGCGCATCCTGGTCGCTATAACTTTAATGCCATGCAAATGGACGAGTTATATAAACACTTTAAAGATATTGGTGGTCTTGGTATCGAGGTGATCACTGGCAGTCATAGCCCAGATCAATATCTGACCTTCGGCAAGATAGCCCAGCAATATGGATTTCTGGCCTCACGTGGATCAGATTTTCATGACCCCGACGAAAGTCATATTGATTTAGGCACCTTGCCCCATTTGCCTGAGCACTTGACGCCAGTTTGGTCAGTGTTTCACTAA
- the dapA gene encoding 4-hydroxy-tetrahydrodipicolinate synthase: MPAIVTPMFDDGSLDFASLKSLLDWHVAEGTDGIVIVGTSGESPTVSVEEHCELIRVTVEHIAGRIPVIAGTGGNSTAEAIELTKFAKKVGADASLQVVPYYNKPTQEGMYAHFKKISEAVDLPVILYNVPGRTVADLSGDTVVRLAAVPGIIGIKDATGSLERGTLLINDLKRAGHGDFSVFSGDDLTAAMLILMGGKGNISVTANVAPRLMHELCVAAMLDDVQRTREIQYQLIAVHKAMFTEANPIPVKWALHEMGKITAGIRLPLTPLSTSLREPLKAALKQANLL, translated from the coding sequence ATGCCCGCTATTGTTACGCCGATGTTTGACGACGGCAGTTTGGACTTTGCTAGCCTCAAATCTTTGCTTGATTGGCATGTTGCCGAAGGAACTGATGGAATCGTCATTGTTGGCACTAGTGGTGAGTCGCCGACCGTCTCTGTAGAAGAACATTGCGAATTAATTCGAGTAACGGTAGAACATATCGCAGGACGTATTCCGGTGATCGCTGGTACTGGTGGTAATTCCACAGCTGAAGCAATTGAATTAACGAAATTTGCTAAAAAGGTTGGTGCTGATGCCAGCCTCCAAGTAGTTCCTTACTACAACAAGCCTACGCAAGAGGGCATGTATGCCCACTTCAAAAAGATTTCTGAGGCTGTAGATTTGCCAGTGATTTTGTATAACGTACCTGGACGTACTGTAGCTGATTTATCTGGTGATACTGTGGTCCGTTTGGCGGCTGTGCCAGGCATCATTGGCATTAAAGATGCAACCGGTAGTCTAGAGCGTGGCACCTTATTGATCAATGATCTCAAGCGAGCAGGTCATGGTGATTTCTCGGTATTCTCCGGCGATGACTTAACGGCTGCGATGTTGATTTTGATGGGTGGTAAAGGCAATATCTCCGTCACTGCTAATGTGGCACCTCGTCTCATGCATGAGTTGTGTGTTGCTGCGATGTTGGATGATGTTCAAAGAACGCGTGAGATTCAATATCAATTAATTGCTGTGCATAAAGCCATGTTTACCGAGGCCAACCCAATTCCAGTGAAATGGGCGCTTCATGAAATGGGTAAGATTACCGCGGGTATTCGCTTGCCCTTAACCCCTTTGAGTACCTCACTAAGAGAGCCATTAAAGGCAGCATTAAAACAGGCTAACTTACTATGA
- the bamC gene encoding outer membrane protein assembly factor BamC, which translates to MMNLLLLSRRWLPLLVLPLSALALISCKSVTSNDTVDYKSSGAVRGPNLSYPPDLITAQADRRYIVQDGTATMSEYNAAVKKSAQMRTNVMTGIPGMRIAKDGERRWLVVEKPAPELYPQVKDFWQENGFLLVVDSPSTGIMETDWAENRAKIAQDWIRSTIGGALDSIYDTGERDKYKTRLEVTKPGETEIYITQRGAIEKCTTDTTGACLSTIWTPRPNDPELEAVFLARLMERLGMTQEQAKAMVAAPLGPKTPKAKFVQEGNNKGYIELSAGFDRSWRDIGLALDRSNFTVEDRNRSQGVYFVRYVNAKDVGDSKGFFSNLFSSKDDSKLQAKKYQVIVKTTGENSSNVYVQDADGKPENTPAGFQLLTLLTEQLAK; encoded by the coding sequence ATGATGAATTTGCTTTTGCTCTCTCGCCGATGGTTGCCTTTATTGGTTTTGCCGTTGTCTGCTCTCGCATTAATTTCTTGCAAGTCGGTTACTAGTAACGATACGGTTGACTATAAGAGTTCTGGAGCCGTTCGTGGTCCTAATTTGTCCTACCCACCAGATTTGATTACCGCCCAGGCTGACCGCCGTTATATTGTTCAAGATGGTACGGCCACCATGTCTGAGTACAACGCAGCTGTTAAAAAATCAGCACAAATGCGAACCAATGTGATGACGGGCATTCCAGGCATGCGCATTGCGAAAGATGGCGAGCGCAGGTGGCTGGTGGTAGAAAAACCTGCGCCTGAACTGTATCCACAAGTAAAAGATTTCTGGCAAGAGAATGGCTTCTTACTAGTAGTGGATTCGCCTTCGACCGGCATTATGGAAACCGATTGGGCTGAAAATCGTGCAAAGATTGCGCAGGATTGGATTCGTTCGACCATTGGTGGTGCGCTAGATTCAATCTATGACACTGGTGAGCGTGATAAATATAAAACCCGTTTAGAGGTCACCAAGCCAGGTGAAACAGAAATTTATATTACTCAACGTGGTGCGATAGAAAAATGTACCACTGATACCACTGGCGCCTGCCTTTCTACTATTTGGACTCCTCGCCCAAATGATCCAGAGCTTGAAGCGGTCTTCTTGGCGCGTTTGATGGAACGCCTAGGGATGACTCAGGAGCAGGCTAAGGCCATGGTTGCTGCTCCATTAGGTCCTAAGACGCCCAAGGCGAAGTTTGTACAAGAAGGTAATAACAAGGGTTATATTGAGTTGAGCGCTGGTTTTGATCGCTCATGGCGCGATATTGGTTTGGCACTTGACCGCTCCAACTTCACCGTTGAAGATCGTAACCGCTCACAAGGCGTGTATTTTGTTCGCTATGTGAACGCTAAGGATGTGGGCGATTCCAAAGGTTTCTTCTCGAATCTCTTCAGCAGCAAAGATGATTCAAAACTGCAGGCTAAAAAATACCAAGTGATCGTGAAGACTACTGGTGAGAATTCTTCTAACGTCTACGTGCAAGACGCTGATGGCAAGCCTGAAAATACACCCGCTGGCTTCCAGTTATTGACACTGCTGACCGAGCAATTAGCTAAATAG
- a CDS encoding tryptophan--tRNA ligase gives MFAERVLSGMRPTGNLHLGHYHGVLKNWVRLQSEYPCFFFVADWHALTTHYETPDVIEQSVWDMVIDWLAAGVDPNQATLFIQSKVPEHAELFLLLSMGTPLGWLERVPTYKDQIEKLKEKDLQTYGFLGYPLLQAADILIYRAQHVPVGEDQVPHVEMTREVARRFNYLYGREPGFEEKALEAVKKLGSKRAKMYLELRIAYQERGDDEALEQAKALLQEAQSLSMADRERLFGFLEGARKIILPEPQALLTSASRMPGIDGQKMSKSYGNTISIRELPEEVVKKIRTMPTDPARVRRTDAGDPARCPVWQLHTVYSTEETKQWVDQGCKSAGIGCLECKQPVIDAILDEQQPMFERAQKYLDDPSLLRSIIADGCDKARKVAQETMREVREAMGLAYD, from the coding sequence ATGTTTGCTGAACGTGTTTTATCCGGTATGAGGCCTACGGGCAATTTACATCTTGGCCATTACCACGGCGTATTAAAAAATTGGGTGCGCTTGCAATCAGAATATCCCTGCTTTTTCTTTGTTGCGGATTGGCATGCCCTCACTACTCATTACGAAACTCCCGATGTCATTGAGCAATCCGTTTGGGATATGGTGATCGATTGGTTGGCTGCTGGTGTAGATCCCAATCAAGCCACTTTATTTATTCAGAGCAAGGTGCCCGAGCATGCTGAATTGTTCTTATTGCTCTCGATGGGAACTCCTTTGGGCTGGTTAGAGCGGGTGCCGACTTATAAAGATCAGATCGAAAAGCTCAAAGAAAAAGACCTGCAAACCTATGGTTTCTTGGGCTACCCCTTACTCCAAGCCGCCGATATTCTGATTTATCGGGCTCAGCATGTACCCGTGGGGGAAGATCAGGTTCCTCACGTAGAAATGACTCGTGAAGTTGCACGTCGTTTTAATTATCTTTATGGTCGTGAGCCTGGCTTTGAAGAAAAAGCACTCGAAGCGGTGAAGAAATTAGGTAGTAAGCGCGCCAAGATGTATTTAGAGTTACGCATTGCATATCAAGAGCGCGGTGATGATGAGGCCCTAGAACAGGCTAAGGCACTACTGCAAGAGGCGCAAAGTTTGTCGATGGCTGACCGCGAAAGACTCTTTGGATTCTTAGAGGGTGCACGCAAAATCATTCTCCCAGAACCACAAGCTTTATTAACTTCTGCTTCCCGTATGCCTGGTATAGATGGTCAAAAAATGTCCAAATCTTATGGCAACACCATTAGCATTCGCGAGCTGCCCGAAGAGGTGGTTAAGAAAATTAGAACCATGCCTACAGATCCTGCTCGAGTCCGCAGAACAGATGCTGGAGATCCGGCACGTTGTCCTGTATGGCAATTGCATACCGTCTATTCAACTGAAGAAACTAAGCAATGGGTAGATCAGGGTTGTAAGTCTGCTGGGATTGGCTGTCTTGAATGTAAGCAACCGGTCATCGATGCAATTTTGGATGAACAGCAACCGATGTTTGAGCGTGCCCAAAAGTATTTGGACGATCCAAGTCTTTTGCGTTCGATCATTGCTGATGGTTGCGATAAAGCGCGAAAAGTCGCCCAAGAAACTATGCGTGAGGTCCGCGAAGCAATGGGTCTTGCGTACGATTGA
- a CDS encoding cupin domain-containing protein: MSSFYLSKPYQPPQAPQKLPLNESWALFGGMSPEQFMKRFWHKKPLLVRGAIPAFALCSQNEESLESPISYEQLVHFAAQEEVESRLIQSKPWRFDQGPFQKKSLPKLDMRDWTLLLQGMEAHHPAAAKVLSWFRFIPDARLDDLMISIAGIGGGVGPHFDSYDVFLIQMSGRRQWRISQQKDLSLDTKLPLKILQNFQCEQEWVLEPGDMLYLPPHVAHDGIALDAGCQTWSVGFRSPSFKELLQEGLWRLAESLEDIPDLDRKFADPKQGSTASPEQLPQELIKQLREQLASLNLNQIDRFLPGITAYLSEPKQQAFFDGPMQPLSPSQFLKKLANTSLLPSPQSRILSLGKQVFCNGDNVTKDQTIEIISAWNELSSAKRLQTNRLKNSSKTSLYEAYLAGWLIFED, from the coding sequence ATGAGTTCATTTTACTTGAGCAAGCCTTATCAGCCGCCCCAAGCACCCCAAAAGCTCCCTTTAAACGAGTCCTGGGCCCTATTTGGCGGAATGAGCCCTGAGCAGTTCATGAAACGGTTTTGGCATAAAAAGCCCTTGCTTGTTCGGGGAGCCATTCCAGCTTTTGCGCTTTGCTCTCAAAACGAGGAGTCGCTAGAAAGCCCGATTTCTTATGAACAATTAGTTCACTTTGCCGCTCAAGAGGAAGTAGAGTCTCGCCTCATTCAATCTAAGCCTTGGCGCTTTGATCAGGGACCCTTCCAGAAAAAATCCTTACCCAAGCTCGATATGCGGGACTGGACGCTTTTGCTCCAAGGTATGGAAGCGCATCATCCCGCAGCCGCAAAAGTGCTTTCCTGGTTTCGCTTTATACCTGATGCTCGCTTAGATGACCTGATGATCAGTATTGCTGGCATTGGCGGAGGCGTGGGACCCCATTTTGATTCCTATGATGTTTTTCTCATCCAAATGTCGGGAAGAAGACAGTGGCGCATCTCTCAACAGAAAGACTTGAGCCTCGATACTAAGTTACCGCTGAAGATTCTGCAGAATTTTCAATGCGAACAAGAGTGGGTGCTTGAGCCCGGCGATATGCTGTATCTCCCGCCCCATGTGGCTCATGATGGGATCGCTTTAGATGCTGGCTGTCAAACCTGGTCTGTAGGGTTTCGCTCTCCTAGCTTTAAAGAGTTGCTTCAAGAGGGTTTATGGCGACTCGCCGAATCCTTGGAAGACATTCCCGATTTAGATCGTAAATTTGCTGACCCAAAACAGGGGTCAACCGCCAGCCCTGAGCAACTTCCACAAGAACTCATCAAACAATTACGTGAACAGTTGGCTAGCCTGAACTTGAACCAAATTGATCGATTTTTACCTGGCATCACCGCATACCTATCCGAACCCAAACAGCAGGCATTTTTTGATGGCCCCATGCAGCCCTTAAGCCCGAGCCAATTCCTCAAGAAGCTAGCTAATACATCACTCCTTCCAAGCCCCCAAAGCCGTATTTTGAGCCTTGGCAAGCAGGTATTTTGCAATGGGGACAATGTCACAAAAGATCAAACCATCGAGATCATATCTGCCTGGAACGAGCTATCGTCCGCCAAAAGACTGCAAACTAACCGGCTTAAAAATAGCAGCAAAACAAGTCTTTATGAAGCCTACCTCGCTGGTTGGCTGATTTTCGAAGATTAA
- the cysE gene encoding serine O-acetyltransferase produces MFNSLFDQVDSIILRDPAARNRLEVITCYQGLHAVWLHRISHFLWNLGLKWIARVLSMLSRFITGIEIHPGAKIGRRVFLDHGLGIVIGETTEIGDDCTIYQGVTLGGTSLYKGVKRHPTLGKGVVVSAGAKVLGGFTVGDGARVGSNAVVLKEIPPGATAVGIPARILHPDLPQSADSKTKEYFSAYGVTPNVDDPVSMALKGLIDATIEQEAKIAQLEKALAKLSNLPTDSPANSDTKRDLDAIKEWLKE; encoded by the coding sequence ATGTTTAATTCACTCTTCGACCAAGTCGACTCCATCATCCTCCGAGACCCTGCTGCAAGAAACCGTCTCGAGGTGATCACCTGCTATCAAGGCTTACATGCAGTTTGGCTGCACCGTATCTCTCATTTTTTATGGAACCTAGGTCTGAAGTGGATTGCACGGGTTCTATCGATGCTGTCACGTTTTATCACCGGCATTGAAATTCATCCGGGCGCCAAGATTGGTCGTCGCGTCTTTTTAGATCATGGTCTTGGCATTGTGATTGGCGAGACTACAGAAATTGGTGATGACTGCACCATTTATCAAGGCGTGACTTTAGGTGGCACCTCTCTCTATAAAGGGGTGAAACGTCACCCCACCCTGGGTAAAGGTGTAGTTGTGAGTGCTGGTGCAAAAGTACTCGGTGGATTTACTGTGGGCGATGGTGCACGCGTTGGATCAAACGCCGTCGTCTTAAAAGAAATTCCTCCAGGAGCTACTGCAGTGGGCATCCCTGCACGCATCTTGCATCCTGATCTGCCTCAAAGCGCAGATAGCAAAACGAAAGAGTATTTTTCTGCTTATGGTGTCACGCCCAATGTAGACGACCCAGTATCGATGGCGCTCAAGGGTTTAATTGATGCCACGATCGAACAAGAGGCCAAAATTGCTCAGCTTGAAAAGGCGCTCGCCAAGTTAAGCAATCTTCCGACAGATTCTCCTGCCAACAGCGATACCAAGCGCGATCTGGATGCCATCAAGGAATGGCTTAAAGAGTAA
- a CDS encoding peptidylprolyl isomerase: MKIEKNTIVSLRYKLTDAQNNVIEEPDAPMVYLHGGYEGTFPKIESMLDGQDIGYEATIQLEPNEAFGEYDPELLKIEPRTRFPEPLEVGMQFEGVPDSDADEESEDISASADDADETDDEPLIYTVTDVADNQVVLDGNHPLAGMALRFWVQVEDVRAATDDEIQNRYPEGSENFTFGMPNEDADEEDFLEKALSLKTQAPRTLH; the protein is encoded by the coding sequence ATGAAGATTGAAAAAAATACTATCGTATCCCTTCGATATAAATTAACCGATGCTCAAAATAATGTCATCGAGGAGCCAGATGCTCCGATGGTATACCTGCACGGTGGCTATGAAGGCACTTTCCCCAAAATTGAATCGATGTTGGACGGTCAAGACATTGGCTATGAAGCCACTATTCAATTAGAGCCTAATGAGGCTTTTGGCGAATATGACCCAGAGCTACTGAAGATAGAACCACGTACGCGCTTCCCAGAGCCATTAGAAGTAGGCATGCAATTTGAAGGCGTTCCAGATTCTGATGCAGATGAAGAGTCTGAAGATATCTCTGCATCTGCTGATGATGCAGACGAAACTGACGATGAACCTTTGATCTATACCGTGACTGATGTGGCTGATAACCAAGTTGTTCTAGATGGTAATCATCCCCTGGCAGGGATGGCTCTTCGCTTCTGGGTGCAGGTAGAGGATGTGCGCGCAGCGACTGATGATGAAATTCAAAATCGCTATCCCGAAGGAAGTGAGAACTTCACCTTTGGTATGCCCAATGAGGACGCAGATGAGGAAGATTTTCTTGAGAAAGCGCTGAGCTTAAAAACTCAGGCACCTCGCACCTTGCATTAA
- a CDS encoding RNA methyltransferase codes for MEIDQAHLIRWVLVETSHPGNVGSAARALKTMGFQDLHLIKPKIPGIANQAEAIALASGAADLLESSQESDSLDSAVQGCSLVLGLTSREREFGPPAIDWETARGLITETVRNEGQVALVFGPERTGLENHYLSLCTHRVWLEANPDYPSLNLAQALMVCAYTLREAFLAGISQDSSNSRDLSDYADPAAVAAMLEHWRQGLEAIGYLDPANPKKLMPRLEALFARSRLHQEEIDLLRGIAKQMLLRK; via the coding sequence GATACGCTGGGTTCTCGTAGAAACAAGCCACCCTGGCAATGTGGGTTCGGCAGCAAGAGCCCTGAAAACCATGGGCTTTCAAGATCTTCATCTGATTAAGCCAAAAATTCCAGGTATTGCTAATCAGGCTGAGGCAATTGCCTTGGCTAGCGGCGCTGCTGACCTACTCGAATCTTCACAAGAGTCAGATTCTCTTGATAGCGCTGTGCAGGGTTGCTCACTTGTTCTGGGTCTTACTAGCCGTGAACGTGAGTTTGGCCCTCCCGCCATAGATTGGGAAACCGCTCGAGGCCTGATTACCGAAACAGTTCGCAATGAGGGGCAAGTCGCTCTTGTCTTTGGTCCCGAAAGAACGGGTTTAGAAAACCATTATCTTTCCTTATGTACTCATCGCGTCTGGTTGGAAGCCAACCCCGATTACCCATCCTTAAATCTTGCGCAAGCGCTGATGGTCTGCGCCTACACGCTGAGAGAAGCGTTTTTAGCAGGCATCTCGCAGGACTCAAGCAATAGTCGGGATTTGTCGGACTATGCTGATCCAGCTGCGGTGGCTGCTATGTTGGAGCATTGGCGTCAGGGCCTAGAGGCTATTGGCTATCTTGATCCTGCCAATCCTAAGAAGCTGATGCCCCGCTTGGAGGCCTTATTTGCTCGTAGCCGCCTCCATCAGGAAGAAATCGATCTCTTACGCGGAATTGCCAAACAGATGCTCCTGAGAAAATAA
- a CDS encoding bifunctional 2-polyprenyl-6-hydroxyphenol methylase/3-demethylubiquinol 3-O-methyltransferase UbiG: MTAQHDAQLNASPWVRRFASHIPKEGLVLDLACGAGRHATFLADMGYSVFAVDQDIALIKQKKHPLITSKAFNLELEEWPLEDHEFSGIVVTNYLYRPHWDRLAPMLANGGVLIYETFALGNAQFGKPSNPNFLLKTGELLALAARHGLKVIAYEDIYIDEPKPAMVQRLCALKEG, from the coding sequence TTGACAGCGCAGCATGATGCTCAGCTAAATGCCTCCCCTTGGGTGAGGCGCTTTGCCTCACACATTCCTAAAGAGGGTTTGGTATTAGATCTGGCATGCGGTGCAGGTCGCCACGCTACTTTCTTAGCTGACATGGGCTACTCCGTGTTCGCTGTTGATCAAGATATCGCTTTGATTAAGCAAAAAAAGCACCCCCTAATTACAAGTAAAGCTTTCAATTTGGAGTTGGAGGAGTGGCCCTTAGAGGATCACGAATTTAGCGGTATTGTGGTGACTAATTACCTCTACAGACCTCATTGGGATCGTCTAGCCCCAATGTTAGCCAATGGCGGTGTTTTGATCTATGAAACCTTTGCCCTTGGCAACGCCCAATTTGGTAAACCATCCAATCCAAATTTCCTTTTAAAAACTGGGGAATTACTAGCTTTAGCAGCTCGCCATGGCCTAAAAGTCATTGCCTACGAGGATATTTATATAGATGAACCCAAACCAGCCATGGTTCAGCGCCTTTGTGCTCTAAAAGAAGGGTGA